Proteins encoded within one genomic window of Thermococcus celer Vu 13 = JCM 8558:
- a CDS encoding RNase J family beta-CASP ribonuclease: MIKIHTVSGYEEVGKNMTAVEYNGEVVIIDMGIRLDRVLIHEDVNIQQFPTKELQRLGAIPDDSSIRNKKVVAITFTHGHLDHIGAVAKLAPHYPDVPIYGTPYTIKLAKGEVKSEQYFEVKNPMYETDYGEIVQVSENLAIEFVRSTHSIPQAAMVVVHTPEGAVVHTGDFKFDNNNPLGERPDYKRLKELGQEGVKVLIPESTRVAEPTKTPSEAVAQMLLEDFFLYEGMDEDGLIATTFASHIARLQELIRIANKMGRQAVLVGRSLAKYTGIAKQLGLIKMKGARAVRSPNAVRKVLKEVSGARENYLLIVTGHQGEPGAVLTRMANGELYDIGKRDTVVFSAGTIPNPLNRAQRYVLETKLRMKGVRMIKDLHVSGHASREDHRYLVRMLNPENIVPAHGEFRMLTHYAELAEEEGYLIGRDVFVSRNGYTVEIG; encoded by the coding sequence ATGATAAAGATCCATACGGTTAGCGGTTACGAGGAAGTCGGCAAGAACATGACCGCGGTGGAATACAACGGAGAGGTCGTTATAATCGACATGGGAATAAGGCTCGACCGCGTTCTCATCCACGAGGACGTCAACATTCAGCAGTTTCCCACGAAGGAACTTCAAAGGCTCGGCGCGATTCCCGACGATTCTTCCATAAGGAACAAGAAGGTTGTCGCCATCACCTTCACCCACGGCCACCTCGACCACATCGGGGCCGTCGCCAAGCTGGCGCCCCACTACCCGGACGTCCCGATATACGGCACGCCCTACACGATAAAGCTGGCCAAGGGCGAGGTCAAGAGCGAGCAGTACTTCGAGGTCAAGAACCCGATGTACGAGACGGATTACGGCGAGATAGTCCAGGTGAGTGAGAACCTGGCGATAGAGTTCGTTAGAAGCACCCATTCGATTCCCCAGGCGGCCATGGTGGTCGTCCACACGCCGGAGGGGGCCGTGGTTCACACCGGCGACTTCAAGTTCGACAACAACAACCCCCTCGGCGAGAGGCCCGACTACAAAAGGTTGAAGGAGCTCGGGCAGGAGGGCGTGAAGGTCCTCATACCCGAATCCACGAGGGTCGCGGAGCCGACGAAGACGCCGAGTGAGGCCGTCGCCCAGATGCTCCTCGAGGACTTCTTCCTCTACGAGGGGATGGACGAGGACGGTCTGATAGCGACGACCTTCGCCAGCCACATAGCCCGCCTTCAGGAGCTCATCCGGATAGCCAACAAAATGGGCAGACAGGCCGTTCTGGTGGGCCGCTCCCTCGCCAAGTACACCGGGATAGCCAAACAGCTCGGCCTCATAAAGATGAAGGGCGCGAGGGCGGTGAGGAGTCCCAACGCCGTCAGGAAGGTTCTCAAGGAGGTCTCCGGGGCGAGGGAGAACTACCTGCTCATAGTCACGGGCCATCAGGGCGAGCCCGGGGCGGTCCTGACCAGGATGGCCAACGGCGAGCTCTACGACATCGGCAAGCGCGACACGGTCGTCTTCTCCGCGGGGACGATACCCAACCCGCTCAACAGGGCCCAGCGCTACGTTCTCGAGACCAAGCTCAGGATGAAGGGCGTGAGGATGATAAAGGACCTCCACGTCTCGGGACACGCCAGCAGGGAGGACCACCGCTACCTCGTGAGGATGCTGAACCCGGAGAACATCGTCCCGGCCCACGGAGAGTTCAGGATGCTCACCCACTACGCCGAGCTCGCCGAGGAGGAGGGCTACCT